One genomic segment of Primulina eburnea isolate SZY01 unplaced genomic scaffold, ASM2296580v1 ctg633_ERROPOS900000, whole genome shotgun sequence includes these proteins:
- the LOC140821575 gene encoding peroxidase 44-like, translating into MSRGVGKFTLAAAFVIVFAVLSGRSNGDGLQVGFYRGKCRFIDVETAVGAVIAAWHRRDPTITAALLRMQFHDCFVNGCDASLLLDGSNSEKTAIQNLSVRGYEIINSAKRVLEAICPKVVSCADIIVMATRDAVSMSGGGRYTVQTGRRDGTVSLASNVNLPAPSVSVSDSIKAFAAKGLSATDMVFLLGGHTVGVAHCSLFLDRIYNFNN; encoded by the exons ATGTCGAGGGGTGTCGGAAAATTCACATTAGCCGCTGCCTTTGTGATTGTTTTTGCGGTCTTGAGTGGGCGGAGCAATGGTGACGGTCTTCAGGTAGGGTTCTACCGTGGGAAATGCCGGTTCATTGATGTGGAGACCGCCGTAGGAGCTGTCATTGCTGCTTGGCACCGCAGAGATCCCACCATTACTGCTGCCCTCCTCCGCATGCAGTTTCATGACTGCTTCGTCAAT GGATGTGATGCATCACTTCTGCTGGATGGAAGCAACAGTGAGAAAACAGCGATCCAAAATCTAAGCGTCCGAGGGTACGAAATTATTAACTCGGCCAAACGCGTGCTGGAGGCAATCTGCCCTAAAGTCGTTTCATGCGCTGATATCATTGTTATGGCTACAAGAGATGCTGTTTCCATG AGCGGAGGAGGGCGATACACGGTGCAGACGGGGAGGAGAGATGGGACAGTATCTCTTGCTAGCAATGTGAATCTCCCGGCCCCTTCAGTATCGGTCTCTGATTCAATCAAAGCCTTTGCAGCCAAAGGACTTAGTGCCACTGACATGGTTTTTCTTCTTG GTGGTCACACCGTTGGAGTGGCTCACTGCTCGCTCTTCTTGGACCGTATCTACAATTTCAATA
- the LOC140821563 gene encoding uncharacterized protein — MVFHSSVDCSNKTKTDDFILSLLNKVIDEIGEENVVQVVTDSEGANKAAGAKLMMERPHLFWSPCAAHCLDLILEDVGKMEKVKKCIEKAKQITSFIYNSDKLVNLMKTFTNDRELLKPGITRFATEFISIESLVRHTSDLKRLYTSAEWEEINNTSRRRKIAQKTVNIIMDARFWKRARDVCAAMEPLVKVLKLVDQDKKPTMSIIYEAMDRAKLAIKENTKDRQSYWDVIDNRWYNQLHQHLHAAAYFLNPLLQYSGTCVYTDEVKRGLKVVIKRLEPDLSAQASAMSELKLFTDQTGEFGSPLAKMAVKKSLPAEWWNDYGDDAPHLIKIAIKILSQTCSSSRCERNWSTWSLVHTKLRIRLAVEKLHKLVYVHYNMRLRVRNLTCRKEEDDYYSPIDLNHIFHDDDILSEWIRDNEPAEIRILSRDDGEDSDDSDDGNDQQGLGKHHRSQDTTHDQSRHDDHHIEGMTWAEGDENYYATQDTDGYRPGIEEQRRFLASLSEFSSASDKEHSAGSSRPYMGVEEHIRCLGLGGNQKFK; from the exons ATGGTATTTCATAGTTCAGTTGATTGCTCCAACAAAACAAAGACAGATGATTTCATTTTATCTCTATTGAATAAAGTAATTGACGAGATTGGAGAAGAAAATGTTGTGCAAGTTGTTACTGATAGTGAAGGTGCAAATAAGGCTGCAGGTGCAAAATTGATGATGGAAAGACCACATTTGTTTTGGTCTCCTTGTGCAGCACATTGTCTTGACCTCATTTTGGAAGATGTTGGTAAGATGGAAAAGGTAAAAAAGTGTATTGAAAAAGCCAAACAAATCACAAGTTTCATATACAACAGTGATAAACTTGTGAATTTGATGAAAACATTTACCAATGATCGTGAATTGTTAAAACCGGGAATAACCCGCTTTGCTACAGAATTTATTTCTATTGAAAGTCTTGTTCGGCATACTTCAGATTTGAAGAGATTGTACACTTCTGCGGAGTGGGAAGAAATCAATAATACCAGCAGAAGAAGAAAAATAGCCCAAAAAACTGTTAATATTATCATGGATGCAAGATTTTGGAAGAGAGCTCGTGATGTTTGTGCTGCAATGGAACCACTTGTAAAAGTTTTGAAACTTGTTGATCAAGACAAAAAGCCAACAATGTCAATTATCTATGAAGCAATGGATCGGGCAAAATTGGCAATAaaagaaaatactaaagatcGGCAATCATATTGGGATGTCATCGATAATCGTTGGTACAATCAATTACACCAACATTTGCATGCTGCGG CATATTTTCTAAATCCATTACTTCAGTATTCTGGAACTTGTGTTTATACTGATGAGGTCAAACGAGGATTAAAGGTTGTAATAAAGAGACTTGAACCAGACTTAAGTGCGCAAGCTTCGGCGATGAGTGAg CTTAAATTATTCACTGATCAGACAGGTGAATTTGGATCACCACTCGCAAAAATGGCTGTGAAAAAATCTCTCCCAG CTGAATGGTGGAATGACTATGGTGACGATGCTCCACACCTTATAAAAATTGCAATCAAAATTCTAAGCCAAACATGCTCATCTTCGAGATGCGAGAGAAATTGGAGCACATGGTCTCTTGTACACACAAAGCTTCGTATTCGTTTGGCTGTAGAGAAGCTGCACAAATTAGTTTATGTTCATTACAACATGCGGCTCAGGGTACGAAATTTGACATGTAGAAAAGAAGAAGATGACTATTACAGTCCGATAGACCtcaatcacatttttcatgaTGATGATATCTTAAGCGAGTGGATAAGGGATAATGAACCTGCCG AAATAAGAATTCTATCTAGAGATGATGGAGAAGATAGTGATGATTCAGATGATGGAAATGATCAACAAGGACTTGGAAAGCATCATAGATCACAAGATACAACGCATGATCAAAGTCGTCACGATGACCATCATATCGAAGGTATGACATGGGCAGAAGGTGATGAAAATTATTATGCAACACAAGATACTGATGGTTATCGCCCTGGGATTGAGGAACAACGTCGCTTCTTGGCAAGTTTGTCAGAATTCTCTAGTGCTAGTGATAAAGAACATTCAGCTGGATCTTCTCGACCATATATGGGTGTCGAAGAACATATAAGATGCCTCGGATTGGGGGGAAACCAAAAATTCAAATGA
- the LOC140821574 gene encoding rho GTPase-activating protein 1-like, with translation MMTEVLHSQSSSSSSVSTPTHNAALFNQKQTHAGGGRISGLTVDAREGGGGDIIRTSEKTEKERSDQLSLLAILVTLFRKTFWMACKTDRPDFSSADAGSGGNCGSGLMEIGWPTDVQHVNHVTFDRFDGFLGLPVEFEPEVSRRAPSASATVFGVSTESMQLSYDQRGNSVPTILLLMQSHLYSQGGLQAEGIFRITAGNSQEEYVRDQLNRGVIPEGIDVHCLAGLVKAWFRELPKGILDSLSSEQVMQCQSEEDCGRLVRLLPPTEAALLDWAINLMADVVHEEHLNKMNARNIAMVFAPNMTQMGDPLSALMYAVQVMNFLKTLVEKTLRERGDSFTEPVPMVGMEPSDDDGKNGSSLRLQQTPTDLDEETIWSSEANHTKNITDEDYLSYSTSTEESDESKSWETPQLTYTFASARKARLMKGLQSQFQEEKSTCDPHLMESEVDTKSKGLAYRGL, from the exons ATGATGACAGAGGTGCTCCACTCccaatcttcatcttcttcttcagTATCCACGCCTACTCACAATGCCGCATTGTTTAATCAGAAACAGACGCATGCTGGCGGTGGGAGGATTTCTGGGCTGACAGTGGATGCCAGAGAGGGTGGAGGGGGAGATATAATTAGGACGAGTGAGAAGACTGAGAAGGAAAGGAGTGATCAATTATCTCTTCTGGCGATATTGGTTACTCTATTTAGAAAAACTTTTTGGATGGCTTGCAAGACCGATAGGCCTGATTTTTCAAGTGCCGATGCTGGCAGCGGCGGTAATTGCGGTAGCGGGCTTATGGAGATTGGTTGGCCTACCGACGTACAGCATGTTAATCATGTCACGTTTGATAGGTTTGATGGGTTCTTGGGCTTGCCTGTTGAGTTTGAACCTGAGGTTTCTAGGAGGGCTCCTAGTGCTAG TGCCACCGTTTTTGGAGTTTCTACCGAATCAATGCAACTGTCTTACGACCAAAGAGGCAATAGCGTTCCAACTATTCTCCTCCTTATGCAAAGCCATTTGTATTCACAAGGTGGCCTGCAG GCTGAAGGGATTTTCAGAATAACAGCTGGAAACAGCCAAGAGGAGTATGTTAGGGACCAATTAAACCGAGGAGTGATTCCAGAGGGCATCGATGTACACTGCTTGGCAGGCCTAGTCAAG GCTTGGTTTAGAGAACTTCCCAAAGGGATATTGGATTCTCTTTCATCTGAGCAGGTGATGCAATGCCAGTCAGAAGAGGACTGTGGCAGGCTCGTAAGGCTTCTTCCCCCAACAGAGGCGGCTCTGTTGGATTGGGCGATCAATCTAATGGCTGATGTTGTGCACGAGGAACATCTAAACAAAATGAATGCTCGAAATATTGCAATGGTGTTTGCTCCTAACATGACTCAG ATGGGCGATCCATTAAGTGCATTGATGTATGCTGTTCAAGTGATGAACTTCCTTAAAACACTTGTAGAGAAGACTCTACGAGAAAGAGGCGATTCCTTCACAGAACCAGTTCCTATGGTTGGCATGGAGCCTTCGGATGATGATGGAAAGAACGGCTCTTCTCTACGGCTTCAGCAAACACCTACCGACCTAGATGAAGAGACAATATGGAGTTCAGAAGCTAACCACACAAAGAACATCACTGATGAAGATTATCTCAGTTATTCTACTTCAACCGAAGAATCCGATGAGAGCAAGTCGTGGGAAACCCCACAACTAACATATACATTCGCCAGTGCAAGAAAAGCTAGACTGATGAAGGGTCTCCAAAGCCAGTTTCAAGAAGAGAAATCAACGTGTGATCCCCATCTGATGGAATCTGAAGTAGATACCAAGAGTAAAGGGTTGGCATATCGAGGCCTATAA
- the LOC140821569 gene encoding uncharacterized protein, which translates to MGRDRKFCWGSALVGAAAAAATALVMTAKPRDPTFHLVSIDLTSFKLNFPVIDAETILTVHVTNPNVVSIKYPDTTMSIFYDGSLLGSAPVQAGSQPPRSCQLLRLPARLSGLQLAQHGKKFLLDVGQREMVLDSTVDIKGAAKVMWWNHKFKVHVDSHVIVDPVFLDVIDQENKSRLEVFVKS; encoded by the coding sequence ATGGGCAGAGATCGGAAATTCTGCTGGGGCTCCGCCCTGGTGGGGGCGGCCGCCGCCGCTGCCACGGCGCTGGTGATGACAGCAAAGCCTCGCGACCCAACTTTCCACCTCGTTTCCATTGATCTCACCTCCTTCAAGCTAAATTTCCCCGTCATCGACGCCGAGACGATCCTCACCGTTCACGTCACCAACCCCAATGTGGTCTCGATCAAGTACCCCGACACCACCATGTCCATATTCTACGACGGCTCCCTCCTAGGCTCGGCTCCCGTCCAGGCTGGCTCGCAGCCGCCTCGTTCCTGCCAGCTGCTCCGCCTCCCGGCTCGGCTGAGCGGCCTCCAGCTGGCTCAACACGGCAAAAAATTCCTGCTCGATGTGGGCCAGCGGGAGATGGTTCTGGACTCGACTGTGGACATCAAAGGAGCCGCGAAGGTGATGTGGTGGAACCACAAGTTCAAGGTGCACGTGGACAGTCACGTGATCGTCGATCCTGTGTTTCTTGATGTGATTGATCAGGAAAATAAATCGCGATTAGAGGTCTTTGTGAAGTCATGA